From the Paraflavitalea soli genome, the window TGCTATGTCAACAACAAGATTACTTTATGTAATGATTGTTTTGCTGATGGGTATGCCATGCCTTGCGCAAGACAAACCGGTCTCCGGAAAAGTACTCTCCCCCGATAATAAGCCCCTTGCAGGTGTAACCGTACAAGTAAAGAATACCAACAATGTGACCACTACTGCAGATGATGGGACCTTCACCCTAGCAGCTCCCTCCGGCAGGGTCGTCTTATCGTTTTCTTATGTTGGTTATGCAACCAAAGAAATGACTGTTAATGCAGGTTCACCGGTTACAGTACAGCTACAGGAAGATGCCAAAGACCTGGGCGAAGTGGTGGTGGTAGGGTATGGCACCCAGCGTAAGTCTGATCTTACCGGCGCCGTTACTTCCCTGCGTGGAGATAAGATCCGCGAGATGCCTGTCGTGAGCGTGGAACAGGCCATGCAGGGACGCATGCCCGGTGTACAGGTACAGCAAACTTCTGGTCAGCCGGGCGCTGGTATCTCCATCCGGGTGCGGGGTGTTTCGTCTATCGCGGGCGGAAACGAACCACTCTACGTGATCGATGGCCTTCCACAGTTCAATGATGATGTACGTGGCGTAAATGGGCTGGCAACGATCAATCCTTCGGATATCGAATCCATCGAAGTGCTCAAAGATGCTGCTTCTACGGCGATCTACGGATCACGAGGCGCCAATGGAGTAGTGATGGTCACTACCAAGTCTGGTAAAGCAGGCGCTACCCGCGTAGTATTTGAAAGCTCTGTTGGCCTTCAGCAAATACGTAAAAAGCTCGACCTGATGAACAGCCAGGAGTACGTGGATTTTGCCAGGCGGTATTATGTGAACACAGGCCAGGCTGCGCCTGCTGAGCTGACCAATTTCACACCCACCATCAGCACGGATTGGCAGGATGAAGTATTTCGTACAGCTCTGTTGCTGAATACCAGCCTGGGCGTTTCCGGCGGTACAGATCGCAGCCGGTATTATGTATCCGGCGGCTATACGGATCAGCAGGGTATTGTATTGAACAGCGATTACAAACGTGGCTCTATCCGCGTAAACCTGGATAATAAACTGAGCGATCACTTCAGCATTCAATCGCGCTTTACGGTATCCAGAGCGGTGCAGGATGGATTTTCTCCGGCTATAGGTGATAATACCCGCAACTTTGGTAAATCGGGTATTGGCTCTGTGCTGCGCTCCATTTCTACCGTAGGTGTAAAAAATGCTGATGGCACCTATACGGATACTTCTCCTTTTGGATTCAATGGTATTGACGTAGAAAACCCGGTAGCAGTAGCCAAAGAAGTGCTTGATCGCAATACTACTACGCGTGTGCAGGGTGGGGTAGACATCCGGTGGACGATCATTAAAGGGCTCTCTAATACGATAAGGCTGTCGGGCGATTATTACCATATCCGCCGCGACCTTTATTTTCCCCGCATATTGCCCCGCCTGGGTAATAATATCGGATCAGCTGAACTGGGACAATATGATAAAACATCGGGTCTGGTAGAAGACTTCCTGGAATACAGGCATCAGTTAACCTCCGATCTCAACATGGAAGCCATTGGTGGTGTTTCTTACCAGCATGACCGTTACGATCAGACTGATCTGGCAGCATCCGGATTTGGCAGCGACGACCTGAAGAATTATAATTTCAGTTCCGCCAACACAGTCAGCAAGCCTGTTACTGATGTGAGTGAGAATACGATCTTATCGGCTTTCGCCAGGGTGCGT encodes:
- a CDS encoding SusC/RagA family TonB-linked outer membrane protein; the encoded protein is MSTTRLLYVMIVLLMGMPCLAQDKPVSGKVLSPDNKPLAGVTVQVKNTNNVTTTADDGTFTLAAPSGRVVLSFSYVGYATKEMTVNAGSPVTVQLQEDAKDLGEVVVVGYGTQRKSDLTGAVTSLRGDKIREMPVVSVEQAMQGRMPGVQVQQTSGQPGAGISIRVRGVSSIAGGNEPLYVIDGLPQFNDDVRGVNGLATINPSDIESIEVLKDAASTAIYGSRGANGVVMVTTKSGKAGATRVVFESSVGLQQIRKKLDLMNSQEYVDFARRYYVNTGQAAPAELTNFTPTISTDWQDEVFRTALLLNTSLGVSGGTDRSRYYVSGGYTDQQGIVLNSDYKRGSIRVNLDNKLSDHFSIQSRFTVSRAVQDGFSPAIGDNTRNFGKSGIGSVLRSISTVGVKNADGTYTDTSPFGFNGIDVENPVAVAKEVLDRNTTTRVQGGVDIRWTIIKGLSNTIRLSGDYYHIRRDLYFPRILPRLGNNIGSAELGQYDKTSGLVEDFLEYRHQLTSDLNMEAIGGVSYQHDRYDQTDLAASGFGSDDLKNYNFSSANTVSKPVTDVSENTILSAFARVRFNLKDKYLLSASIRRDGASVFAANNKYGVFPSVSAAWRVSAEKFMERFTWMSNLKLRASWGQAGNPAIKPYQSLLLGKAVNTGQGAGSGLSVGVAPTFPNPNLKWETTSQTNIGLDLGLLSDRFRFTFDYYIKKTSDLLALVQLPPSAGVSAGIGTGPDQIIDNVGEVENKGWELSLGANIINTADWTFSLDVNFSQNKNKVTKTKDNKDIPTIAGGNDASGSNSIIRVGQPLSAFLGPKFLGLDKDGVPIHENLNGDKDANGRDIINAIDNQILGSPYPDLYYGISPTVRYKQITFSMIWAGVSGALINNAALFELTNPIISNQFNKLKAANEFYPKPSQLAGNAHLRSSRYMEKGDFFRMRNIRLDYAFKLKGRTIKTLNVYLSGQNLITFTDYSGYDPEVNTFNGNDRRQGVDLGAYPSAKTYNLGFSLGF